CACCAGGCAGAGCACCAGGAACATGATGGCGAAGACCGGCACGGGAACCTTCGCCCTGTCGGCGACGCCCCCGGCGCGCTTGGCATCGTCATGGACAAGCCACCAGCCGACGATCAGCACGGCGGGCAGCAGCAGGAAGACGCGGAACAGCTTGACGATGATCGCCGCGTTCGACGCCTCGACCGAGACGGACTGGCCGGCACCGACGACCTGCGCGACGTCATGGATGGTGGCGCCGAGCAGGATACCGGTCTGGGCCGGCGTGAAGCCGAGCCAGACGCAGAGCAGCGGATAGGCCAGCATCGCGACCGTCGAGAGCGCGTTCATCGCGATGACGGTGAAGGCGACGTCCGCGGCCTTGCTCTTGTAGTCCGGCACCACGGTGGCGGTGGCGAGGGCGGCCGAGGCGCCGCAGACGGCGGTGGCGACGCCGCCCAGCGCGCCCATGCCGGTCTCGCGGCCGAGCCAGCGCGCCAGCAGGAAGCCGGACAGGATGGTGGCGGCCATCGCCACGATGACGAGCAGCGCCGTGGTCGCTCCGAGCGCGATAATGTCGCCCAGCGCGACGCGCAGGCCCAGAAGCGCGATCGCCCAGCGCAGCATCTTCTTGACGCAGAAAGTCATGCCGGCCTGGAAGCGCGGCGCGTTGGCCAGCGGGTGCAGGACCATGCCGATGACCAGCGCGATCACCACGGCGGGGATGCCGAAACGCCCACCAGCCGCCGACTTCACCAGCGGCTCGGCAATGTAGGCGGCAACCGCGACCGCGGCGGACAGCGCGATGCCGTCGAGGAGCGGACGCCAGGCACTGACGCGGGTCGTCGTCGCGATGGACAAGATCGAAGGCTCCCGAGTGTTCGGCCGGGGCGATGGGAGTGCCGGGGCGGAGCGTGGCCGCCCCGGCTGTTAGCAGTCGCTCAGGCCGAGCGGTAGAGCTTGGTCATCGAGAATTCGCGGTGCCCCAATGCTTCCGCTGCAGTCAGGCGGCCATTGGCGGTGCGCACGATGTTCTCGATCAGGGCGTCGCCGGCCTGCGGGATCGTCATGTCGCGGCGCAGGATGCCGGAGACGTCGACGTCGATATGCTCCGGCATGGTGCGCATCGTCTTGGGGTTGCCGGTGATCTTGATGACCGGGACGATCGGGTTGCCGATGACGTTGCCCTGGCCGGTCGGGAAGGTGTGCACGACATAGCCGCCCGCCGCCATCAGGGTCACGCATTCGGCCGCGGCCGAGGAGGTGTCCATGTAGTAGAGGCCCGGCCCCTTGGTCGGCGCCTGCGCCGGCTCGAGGATGTCGATGTATTTGCACTCCCGGCCGATCTTCTCGAGGTTGCCGAGCGCCTTCTCCTCGATCGTGGTCAGGCCGCCGGCGATGTTGCCCTTGGTCGGCTGCGAATCGGAGAGATCGTCGGTCTTGTGGGCCTCGATCACGTCGTCCTGATAGGCCTTCCACATCTTGTACCAGCGTTCGCCCACCTCGGGCGTCGCCGCGCGGGCCTTGCAGAGATGCTCGGCGCCGGTGATCTCGGAGGTCTCGCCGAAGACGCCGTAGACGCCGCGCGGAATCCACTTGTCGTACATGTTGCCGACGGTCGGGCAGGAGGAGAGGCCCGTCGTGGTGTCGGATTCACCGCATTTGGTCGAGACCCAAAGCTCCTCAATGCCGCACTTCACGCGCTGCAGCTCGGTCGCCCACTGGACGAATTCCTTGGCGACATAGGAGGCACGGGCGATCGTCGAGATGTCGCCATGGCCCTCGATGCCGAAGCCGACGACGGGCTTGCCGGTGGCGGCGATGCCATCGACGACGCGCTTGGTCCAGCCGTCCTCGATGCCGATGACGACCACGGCGGCGACGTTCGGGTTGGAGCCCGTGCCGATCAGGGTGCGGAAATGGAGCTCCAGATCCTCACCGAACTGCAGGCGGCCATAGGCGTGCGGGATCGCCAGCGTGCCCTTGACGTTGTTGGCGACGGCCTCGCAGGCGGCGTTGGAGAGATCGTCGAGCGGCAGCAGCAGCACGTGATTACGCACGCCGACGCGGCCGTTCTCGCGGCGCCAGCCGAAGAACGAGTCGAGGTTGCGGCCGGTCGGGCGGCGGACGACGGGGGTCTTGAACTCGGGAGCCTCGATCTTGCGACCCTTGATGCGGGCGAGCTTGCCTTTGACGAGATCGAAGTTGGCGACGATCGACATGGACGTTTCCTCTTTTGGCTAAGCGGGCTCGACCCTGATGGGAGCCCTTGGCGGCACGGTCAGACGGGCGAGGCGCTCACCAGCGCTTGGTCTTGGCGTTGTGGACGTGGAGATGCTCGCCCTGCTTCACGTCGGCGCGGGCCTGGCCGATGTCCTGGCCGTATTTCCAGATCGTCTCGCCCTTCTTGATGTCCTTGAGCGCGACCT
This portion of the Bosea sp. OAE506 genome encodes:
- a CDS encoding putative sulfate exporter family transporter, which produces MSIATTTRVSAWRPLLDGIALSAAVAVAAYIAEPLVKSAAGGRFGIPAVVIALVIGMVLHPLANAPRFQAGMTFCVKKMLRWAIALLGLRVALGDIIALGATTALLVIVAMAATILSGFLLARWLGRETGMGALGGVATAVCGASAALATATVVPDYKSKAADVAFTVIAMNALSTVAMLAYPLLCVWLGFTPAQTGILLGATIHDVAQVVGAGQSVSVEASNAAIIVKLFRVFLLLPAVLIVGWWLVHDDAKRAGGVADRAKVPVPVFAIMFLVLCLVNSVLLLQPGLAPLYSPLRSLLLAISGWGLLIAIAALGLGTSLGAMARLGWRHLALVTGTSLVILVIVTAGLIALG
- a CDS encoding UxaA family hydrolase; this translates as MSIVANFDLVKGKLARIKGRKIEAPEFKTPVVRRPTGRNLDSFFGWRRENGRVGVRNHVLLLPLDDLSNAACEAVANNVKGTLAIPHAYGRLQFGEDLELHFRTLIGTGSNPNVAAVVVIGIEDGWTKRVVDGIAATGKPVVGFGIEGHGDISTIARASYVAKEFVQWATELQRVKCGIEELWVSTKCGESDTTTGLSSCPTVGNMYDKWIPRGVYGVFGETSEITGAEHLCKARAATPEVGERWYKMWKAYQDDVIEAHKTDDLSDSQPTKGNIAGGLTTIEEKALGNLEKIGRECKYIDILEPAQAPTKGPGLYYMDTSSAAAECVTLMAAGGYVVHTFPTGQGNVIGNPIVPVIKITGNPKTMRTMPEHIDVDVSGILRRDMTIPQAGDALIENIVRTANGRLTAAEALGHREFSMTKLYRSA